TTGGAGTGATCTCAGAATGGGAAATGGTTGTTTTTGCTCAAGTGTCAAGTATTTTCACCTTTTTCATGATTATTTGGATAGCTCATTTTGGGTTTGAGCAGATAGAAATTTTTAAGAAGAAAACCTTTGATTTAGGCGTTCAGCTCGACGGTAGTTTTGAAAGCATTTTGAGTGAGCCATTTTCTGAAGAAGCGAAACTTAAGGAAGAAAAAGTCTCGCATGAAATAAGCGATAAGTATTTAGAAGTAATTGATGAGATTGAAACTAAGAAGTTGTATTTAAATCCCAAATTGACCCTTCGAGTGCTTGCCGAATTATTGTCTATAAATGAAAGGGAGCTGTCGAGGTTAATTAATACACATAGCCAAGGAAATTTTTATCAATTAATTAACAGATATCGAATAGATGAATTTAAGAGATTGATGAATAAATCGGAAAACAATCACCTCACCATATTAGGCATGGCTCAAGAATCAGGCTTTAACTCCAAGTCTACATTCTATACAGCTTTTAAAAATTTGGAAGGAATGACTCCAAAAGAGTACGAATCAAGTCTAAAAAGGTCCGAATAGATGCAAACAGACATTTTGAGGTAGTATTTTAACCTCAAATGTTATTGATTTGCCCTTCGACCATTAAAAACTACAAAAACTAAAATCTCAAATTATGGATGGATGCTTTAAGCAAGTCTGCTTCAATGTGCTTTTTTTATCTTTTGGTTTATTATCATGTCAGAATGAATCCAAGAGTGATTTCAAAAGTTCAGTAGTAGATTCCGGTGATGATCCGAACTTTAAGATCGAAGCAAATGATAATTCAAGGTTTCAAGGGTTTGACCGAAAAGTTGAAGTATTTGGTATTTCAATATTCGCGGTTCCAAAAGTTGAGAATCAAAAACTATTGCATGCCGCGAATGTCATGGCTCAGTACTTGGATAACGATGAAGATGGAAAAGTAGATAATCATTTGGTCTTAGATGCCATGTTGGAGAATCAAGCTTTTATGGTTATGTGGAGTAGTGAAGATGATATAGATGCTCTTGAATTACCAGATGGTGGCATTGGCCAAGATTTGGGCAATGATGAGACAGTACCGGATTATGTGGCAAAAGGCAAAAAGGGAAGATTTGACGCTTCATTGGAAGAAGTGTTGCATTTGATCACGAATGCAGGGTATGCTTATGCTTATCCTCAGATATTTGGAGAACATGATGGAAGCTCTTTAGCTGATGCTATGGATATAGCCAGAGGAGGTGCATTTAAAAAAATACCGAATCAATATCCAGCCACTGCTTGGTTTACTTATGATGATGAGACTTGCGAGTATAATTGCCAAATGACCGAGTATATTTATTGGGCTTTGACATCGATTTTAGGGGCTCAAGTGAATAGAAGGGAAGAAATAGATAATGAATGGAAGCTATATAGTAGGGAAAAAGTGGAGGAGACTGATAAGGCGATTTTTGCTTTGTTAACAAATTATGAGTACAAGTTTCCAACCATATTGCCTGACGGAACTTATAAGAGGTAAAATGAAACTACACTGTAGGGGTACATGCAATTAGGTTTGCACGGGAGAGGGGACTGGCTTATGCCATCCCCTTTTTTGTATTTTGGAAATAAAAAAGCCGAAGCAAGTAGCTTCGGCTTTCAGCATATAATCAAAGTGATGATTTATTACATCATACCTGGCATTCCGCCACCCATTGGAGGCATAGCAGGAGCAGCTCCTCCTTCTTCTTCTTCCTCTGCTACCACACACTCTGTAGTCAATAGCAATGAAGCGATAGAAGATGCATTTTCCAAAGCAAGGCGAGTTACTTTAGTTGGGTCGATAACACCAGCAGCAAGAAGGTTTTCGTACTTATCTTCTCTAGCATTGTAACCAAAGTCAGCTTCGCCTTCTTTGATTTTTTGAACCACAACAGATCCTTCTCCACCAGAGTTAGCGATGATTGCTCTCAAAGGCTCTTCGATTGCTTTTCTTACGATAGCAACTCCAGTAGTCTGGTCTTCGTTTTCAACAGTTTCAACAGTTTCGATAGCATCGATTGCTCTGATCAAGGCAACGCCACCACCAGGGATGATTCCTTCTTCAACAGCAGCTCTTGTAGCGGCCAATGCATCGTCAACTCTGTCTTTCTTTTCTTTCATTTCTACTTCAGTAGCAGCTCCGATGTAGATGATAGCCACACCGCCAGCAAGTTTCGCCAAACGCTCTTGAAGCTTTTCTCTGTCGTAATCAGAAGTAGTGTTTTCGATTTGAGATTTGATCTCGTTTACCCTAGCTTGGATTGTTTCCTCAGCGCCAGCGCCATTAACAACTGTAGTGTTGTCTTTGTCGATGTTCACTTTTTCAGCAGTACCTAGCATATCGATAGTCGCTGACTCTAATTTGAAACCTCTTTCTTCAGAGATCACTGTTCCGCCAGTTAAGATTGCGATGTCTTCCAACATTGCTTTTCTTCTGTCTCCGAAACCTGGAGCTTTAACAGCGGCGATTTTCAAAGACCCTCTCAATTTGTTAACTACCAATGTAGCCAACGCTTCACCATCCACATCTTCAGCGATGATCAAAAGAGGCTTTCCTGTTTGAGCTACTTGCTCAAGCACTGGAAGAAGGTCTTTCATTGTCGATACTTTCTTGTCATAGATCAAGATGTATGGCGACTCAAGCTCAGCTTCCATTTTTTCTGTATTCGTTACGAAGTAAGGAGAAAGGTAACCTCTGTCGAATTGCATGCCTTCTACAGTTTTTACTTCTGTTTCAGTACCTTTAGCTTCCTCAACAGTGATAACTCCGTCTTTGCCTACTTTATCCATCGCTAGAGCGATCATCTCACCGATTTCTCTGTCGTTGTTCGCTGAAATTGTAGCTACTTGAGAGATTTCCTCGTTAGTTTCAATTTCTTTAGATTGAGCCTTAAGGTTCTCAACAACTTTTACTACAGCTTTATCGATACCTCTCTTAAGGTCCATCGGGTTAGCGCCAGCAGTAACGTTTTTGATACCATGATTGAAGATAGCTTGTGTAAGAACTGTCGCAGTAGTAGTACCGTCACCAGCTGAATCATTCGTTTTAGAAGCTACTTCTTTTACAAGTTGAGCGCCCATGTTTTCCACTGGATCTTTCAACTCGATTTCTTTAGCTACGGACACACCGTCTTTAGTTACAGCAGGAGCACCGAATTTTTTGTCAAGAATTACGTTTCTTCCTTTTGGTCCTAAAGTTACTTTCACAGCGTCAGCGATAATGTTAACGCCTTTTTTTAATTTATCTCTAGCTTCTATATCGAATAAGATTTCCTTAGCCATTTTTCTAATTTTTAATAGTTAATTGAATGAAAAAGATTGATTAAACAATAGCGAAAATATCCGACTCTCTCATGATCAAATATTCCTTGCCTTCCACTGTGATTTCAGTGCCAGCGTATTTTCCGTAAAGCACCTCGTCACCAACTTTTACAGTCAAAGGCTCATCAACTTTACCTGGGCCTACAGCTACAACTTGACCTTTTTGAGGCTTTTCTTTAGCCGTGTCAGGAATGATGATTCCGGAAGCTGTTTTTTCTTCTGCAGGAGCCGCTTCTACAAGCACTCTGTCCGCTAGTGGTTTAATGTTTACTTCAGACATCTTTGTTTATCTTTTAGTATTGAATAAAAATTTTTCTAAAACAAAATTACATCTGATCAGTTTGCATTTTCTGTGCCAACTTTAAAACAGTGACATTTTGTCCTGAAAATTGAAGTTTAAATCTTTGAATACGTTGCAAACACTAAAGGCTGCGGGCAATAGGATTGACTTGAAGTTTTTTAATCTATTGATAATTAGTGGATTGGGAGTGTTCGGGTTGTGACAAAATTACACATCGTGTCATGTGACAGAATATCATTTGATTTATCCTTGATGACACAAAAAAGCAGACCTTTTGGCCTGCCTTGATTAAGCATATGTGTAGTTTGAATTATATTAGTCAATTTCAAGGATATACGGAAGTCTGGCTTGAATGCCTTTCATTTCCTTCATGCTTTTGATTTGCTTTATGTAAGGAGCGTATTCTCCAGCATGTTTCTGGATTAAAGCCAGCTCAGTGTCGTCATTATAGCTTTGAATTAGTTCTTCGAAGAAAGTTCTCGATGGTGGGTAAAACTCCACTTTATATTCTCCTTTGCCTAGTTCCGCTTTTTGAGCAGCAATGTCAATGGCAGTGTTCATGCCTCCGATAATATCTACTAAACCTCTCTTTTGAGCTTGCTCTCCTGTCCATACTCTTCCTTCAGCATATTCTTTAACACGATCAATGCTCATGCGTCGGCCTTTCGAAACGAGAGAAGTGAATATTTCATAACCTCTATCTATTTGTGCTTGCATGATTTTCTTTTCTTCAGCTGTCATTGGCCTTGTCGTAGATCCCATGTCAGCGAATGGAGCTGTTTTCACAGTGCTGAAAGTAATCCCAAGCTTGTCGTTTAATAATTCTTGCGCATTAAAGAGAATGCCAAATATTCCTATAGATCCTGTGATTGTGTTTGGTTCCGCTACGATGGTATCGCATCCTGAAGAAATATAATAGCCTCCCGAAGCCGCCAAGTCTGACATAGAAGCGATGACTGGTTTCTCTTTTTTAGCAAGCTCAATTTCTCTCCAGATGATATCCGAACCAAGCATGCTTCCTCCCGGAGAATTAACTCGTAAGATGATTGCTTTTACATCATCGTCTTTTCTAGCCTTTCGGATCTCCTCGGATATTGTTGTGCTTCCTACTTTATCGTCGTGGCTTTTGCCATAAATGATCTCTCCTTGGGCTACGATGACAGCAATTTTGTCTAGGTCCTTATTTGAGTTGTCTTTGATGATTGACTTTTTATATTTTCTGTATGAGACTAGCTTTAGCTTGTCGTCTTCGGACTCCAAGTTTACCTTTTTTCTCAAGATATTAGTGATTTGATCTTGATAGGCTAAGCCGTCTACTAATTTCAATCTAACTGCGTCTTCAGGAGTTCTTACAAGAAGCGAATCGATAATTTCCTTGAGCTCGCCAACTTTGATGTTTCTTGAGCTTGAGATTTCATTTAGATAAATTCCGTTGATTGAATTAAGGAAGGACTCGGTTTGCAATCTGCTGGCTTCACTCATGCTGGTTCTGAAAAAAGGCTCTACAGCGCTTTTGAATTTTCCGACTCTGAAGATTTCCGGTTGAACGCCAATCTTGTCAAAAAGATCCTTGAAGTAAGTGACA
The Aureibacter tunicatorum DNA segment above includes these coding regions:
- the groL gene encoding chaperonin GroEL (60 kDa chaperone family; promotes refolding of misfolded polypeptides especially under stressful conditions; forms two stacked rings of heptamers to form a barrel-shaped 14mer; ends can be capped by GroES; misfolded proteins enter the barrel where they are refolded when GroES binds), which encodes MAKEILFDIEARDKLKKGVNIIADAVKVTLGPKGRNVILDKKFGAPAVTKDGVSVAKEIELKDPVENMGAQLVKEVASKTNDSAGDGTTTATVLTQAIFNHGIKNVTAGANPMDLKRGIDKAVVKVVENLKAQSKEIETNEEISQVATISANNDREIGEMIALAMDKVGKDGVITVEEAKGTETEVKTVEGMQFDRGYLSPYFVTNTEKMEAELESPYILIYDKKVSTMKDLLPVLEQVAQTGKPLLIIAEDVDGEALATLVVNKLRGSLKIAAVKAPGFGDRRKAMLEDIAILTGGTVISEERGFKLESATIDMLGTAEKVNIDKDNTTVVNGAGAEETIQARVNEIKSQIENTTSDYDREKLQERLAKLAGGVAIIYIGAATEVEMKEKKDRVDDALAATRAAVEEGIIPGGGVALIRAIDAIETVETVENEDQTTGVAIVRKAIEEPLRAIIANSGGEGSVVVQKIKEGEADFGYNAREDKYENLLAAGVIDPTKVTRLALENASSIASLLLTTECVVAEEEEEGGAAPAMPPMGGGMPGMM
- the sppA gene encoding signal peptide peptidase SppA, translating into MAAFFRNLLATLVGLCIFAFFGISFLIAIVSLSGQQQRIPISENSILHLKLNKPILETEKDNPFGELEFIPGQSQGNIGLKELTDAIKYAKTDDNIEGIYLETPFVFAGSATKKAIREALKDFKSSGKFVISHADIYTEGGYYVASASDEIYLHPIGNFEMNGLSANVTYFKDLFDKIGVQPEIFRVGKFKSAVEPFFRTSMSEASRLQTESFLNSINGIYLNEISSSRNIKVGELKEIIDSLLVRTPEDAVRLKLVDGLAYQDQITNILRKKVNLESEDDKLKLVSYRKYKKSIIKDNSNKDLDKIAVIVAQGEIIYGKSHDDKVGSTTISEEIRKARKDDDVKAIILRVNSPGGSMLGSDIIWREIELAKKEKPVIASMSDLAASGGYYISSGCDTIVAEPNTITGSIGIFGILFNAQELLNDKLGITFSTVKTAPFADMGSTTRPMTAEEKKIMQAQIDRGYEIFTSLVSKGRRMSIDRVKEYAEGRVWTGEQAQKRGLVDIIGGMNTAIDIAAQKAELGKGEYKVEFYPPSRTFFEELIQSYNDDTELALIQKHAGEYAPYIKQIKSMKEMKGIQARLPYILEID
- a CDS encoding helix-turn-helix transcriptional regulator → MRFEITFINVLNIISCVVALNLGGIFILGSSENKKGNVFLGLFLWSLANEVFINIGEVVEPKIEVFFLSSMFTIPFLVVYVNRTINNPMKLWEYFIFLPGILLNALYYSPFSKSELFFDCASLFEYAFNLILLGYVLIALRMHKKKLSEFYSDLELKTLKWIKMIVFIFILFHVYWILEDVIGVISEWEMVVFAQVSSIFTFFMIIWIAHFGFEQIEIFKKKTFDLGVQLDGSFESILSEPFSEEAKLKEEKVSHEISDKYLEVIDEIETKKLYLNPKLTLRVLAELLSINERELSRLINTHSQGNFYQLINRYRIDEFKRLMNKSENNHLTILGMAQESGFNSKSTFYTAFKNLEGMTPKEYESSLKRSE
- a CDS encoding co-chaperone GroES, producing MSEVNIKPLADRVLVEAAPAEEKTASGIIIPDTAKEKPQKGQVVAVGPGKVDEPLTVKVGDEVLYGKYAGTEITVEGKEYLIMRESDIFAIV